A window of Phragmites australis chromosome 2, lpPhrAust1.1, whole genome shotgun sequence genomic DNA:
GCAGTTGAAGGGATAAACTTTTGGGGCTACATGGTTGGAATTGTCTTCTGATCTTCTGATGGAAAGTCTCATGTCTGACAATTTTAAATATTCTTGGTAGATGACATACAAAGCAGAGCTGATTTTGAATCTCTAGGTCAATTGATAAGTTGATCTCAGATCATTGGTCTCTTTCCATTACTGGTCCATCAACTGTTCTAGGCCTGCATCTTCGGATTTGCTTTTTTAGTTAATGTAAAATCCCTTCTGTTGTTTCTACATGTATTGCTGGAGATTTCTCTTCATGCTGCATCTTCTTTCGTGGTTTCTATTTTCTTGCTGTTTCAGACACTCTACGATACTTTTTAAGTTAGTAACCACGTGGATTGTTGTTTGATGGTTTTACATTTTCATCTCGGGTTCAGACAGTTTCCCAAGTTTACCATTTCTCTTTTCCATCAGTCCCTAGTAGAATCAGGTTTGGACAACCTGCTACAACGTGTAGCTGgtttctttgttttttattgAATAATACTGGATGGTAGATCATTGTCTGGCTATCTTTTGTACTATCAATGCAAAACTATTTGAAACTTAATAGTTATTTTATGGTTACTCCATCTCCCTAATTGCATTTAGTCTTCTCAGGCGAGTGAACAGCCACGATTCTTCTGCCTTTGCTTTGTTTTCTTCTGCTACGCACAAAATTCTGTGGTCCTAACCCTTCAATCAGTTCAAGAGCCATATGAACAAGTGACCCACCCAGCATTGCACCACAAGTTCATCCCCCTATTTCTCCTAGCGATGTTGCTTTCTCAATACTTTAATAATAGAACATTACAatccatctccctctcctctcgccCAGTCTCTAATCTTTGTAGCATCACTGTTGTCGCCGGCCGAAGTTTTACACCCTCCAGGTGAGGCCTCAAAATCCGGAGAACTGATTCTGCTGCTGTTGATGCATGACTTGCAGTTCGGTTGCTGTGGGGCTGACGCTCTCTGTCCCAATGAAGTTCCTGTTACATGAGAGAATGAAATGCTTGCCATTGTCAGCCATGTCCATTTCTCCCtttaaataaaatgaaatctGAACACAAGTGATTCGATCCCTCAAAAGAGAAGGAATAAAAGTGATTTAGACATGGTTGGAAATAACCACGGTGCTGTGGATTAAGAAGAGTGTAGTTTTTGCAGCTGAGCAGATCTGAATCCTACTCGCGAGGACGGGAAGCCCAGAGGTTGCTGAGAGCGCGGAGACGGCGGTAGTACTCGCCAATGGAGAGGAAACACCGTGCCGCCTGCCGAGTGGTCAGGATCCGGCGCATCTGATGCAACGTCTGTTGCCTTAGATTGTCAGCCTGCAGTTGGAACAGCTTACATACATGAAAAAGAAAGTTGAGATGCCACATTAGTTTTGTTTCTTGTCTCGGCTATGTTGCACCCAATGCCTCCATTATCTTGAATGACAGCGCCGCCATCAGATCACGAAGATGCATCTATTCTAGTgctgttgttgttgtcttgTTCCTGCTATATTCTACTCTGGACACTGGTTGAAAGCTTCCTGCTGGCGCTTAATCTATTGAGGTGTTCTTTTCTGCTATGTTTGGACTTTGATGGTGTAGCAATTGTTTTTGACATATAGACGGTGTGTCCTATCCGTATCATTTGCTTATATTTACATACTTCtagaaaatgaaaagaaaaaggaaattggGTGGTATCAGCAATAACTGGCTTCTATCCTGAAAGCCTGAAAAAATAGACCTATCGTATGTGATCATGTTTATTCCAAGTCTTTATCATATCTTGTGGTACTATCATTCATGAATGAttatatgcacttttttctcatTCAAATATAGTGCTACCACCAAACTACTCTGTTCATTGTACACTATCATTTCAAAGAAGACTTTCTGTGGAATGATTGCTCCAATCATGAACCTAGGAAATTCTAATAAGCTGCATGCTTGCAAAGTTCTGTCCACAAACCACAAATAAACATAtatctcaaaaggaatcagaACTTAGGAAAGGTGAAAGGTTCCTTCCTGCTGTCCATGGGGCTGAACCGCTGGCGTTTAGGTGGTCGTGTCCTTTTCCCGACCACTATTCATGGATCGAAACCCTTGCAACTTTTGCAAGGCATGGAACACCATCAAGTATTTCTGCTCTGCCTGTGGGCCTCTTTTGAGGCACCAGCAAACACAGGAGAGAGAGGATAAAGAAGCAATGGCCGGCACAACAGGGTAGAGGCACAAGGGACATTGTTTATGCACAGTGGCAACCGTATGTATTCGCCCATTGACTTTCTGTAGAAAGAGACAGGTGTGTACGTGTATATACGGCCAGAACACGTGTGACCAGGAACTAAGCCTTGCCTTCTTTGGCCCCTACCAACTCCTCTAAAAAACATACAATAATTGTCAGCAGCTGCATTAGCGTGTTGTTTGTTGTTTAATCACGAGGTAATTATTCATACTGgaaagtgctaatgatgttTATCTGGTTCTCTGCACTTCTGCAGGTTTAAGCTTGCTTTCTGACAAAAGGTTGGCCTGTCATGGAGAAAGTGGGACTGGGACAAGGCATTGCTACTGTACAGTTCTGACAGAGAGAAGGACTAGTGTACTTGAAAGTTTAAGCTAGTTTTTCCTCGTTGTGTAAATTCTTGTTAAAAATCTTAACAGGTCATGATCTAGTAACAATAAAAGTTTAAGGCAGTGAATGATGCAAGGAGTGGAGAGTAATAATAGTGACCTGCTGATAGAAGCTTTCGAGGCTGGCGAGCTTCTCCAGCGCGACGGCCATGAGGCTCATGTAGTTGAGCGTGCCGGCGGCGCCGTCGTTGAGCGTGCCGGCGGCGACCGTGTCGGCCAGCGACTGGTGCAGCTGGTGCAACCCCTGCGCGAGCGCCTCCTCCGCCTGCTCCGACGACTGCTGCAGGCTGCAGATCCCCAGCAGCTGCTGCTCGGTCAGCGGGTCCAGCTGTGGTATCAGTATCTGCATGcccaataaaaagaaaaaagaaatgtcACAGTCTCAGTTCACAGCAACCATGCAGGGACAGACGCACGGATGGGACGTCGACATGGTTGGACACTTGGACCTTGAGCAGCTCGGAGGGGCGGAAGCCGCCCATCCAGAAGAAGCAGCGCTCGGCAGGGGTGGCCCAGGTGCCGGTGAGGAGGTGGAAGACGTCGGAGCGCGCGAGCGCCGCCTTGAGCTGGAACAGCTCGTCGTAGTGGTGCATGCACTCCTCCACGATGAGGCCCAGGTTGCCGTCAAGCAGGTGCGCCTGCAGCCCGCTGCGGAGCTCCGCCAGCCGCTTGCTGTCGTCGTCCAGCCACCGCGCGTACTCCATGTCGAACATGGCGGCGCCTGCATGAATGCGGTGCACGGCGCATGTTTTGCACGTACGCACGCAAGAAATCAACGATCTCGGTAAACGAGCCGGCCTGCAGCGGTTGCTGCATGGCACGGTGAAAAGGCTGGGAACTTTGGAGCAGTAGTACTATGAAGCGGACGGTGCCGAATTACCAGTGCTCATGTCCCCGGCGGCGCTGCACCCTCCAACGAACAGGCCCTGGACCACGGTAGCGCCATGACACATCAAGCTCTGAATGCTACGAACTTCCAACGCACAAGAAGGGCATGAGAGGTTCGGACTGGAACAAACCTGTGACCGTGCTCTCTGGAGCTCATGTTCTACCTGCTGAAGCCTAATCCTGCTGGTCTCTAGCTGCTGCACGTAAGCCTGCAGACGACGTACAAGTAAATTACTAAGCAATCTTAGGACCAGGCATTTTTTTAGTTGATTAAGCAACCAGACTGAGTTCATGGAGTTCTTGGTACCTTCTTCCTCAGCCTGCTCTTCCTCGCTGCCTCTCTGTTCTGCGCCAGCCTCCGTTCCGTCTGAGAATCCAGAACATAAGACAATGGCACAGATGAAATACATGTACAGGAAGCAGCAACAGTGAGTGCGTGGGCAATAAGAGGTAGCTATCCCACCTTAGCATCCACCAACTTGCCATCTTTTCTTGTGGATCCTTGCTTCCTCTGTGCAAAGTACACCAAAAAGGCAGAGAATTAGAGCATGATGCATGTAGTGTTCTATTCTCCTCCTTTCCTATACAGCACAGTGCTCATCTCTCTCACCATCAGAGAGTAGAGCGACTACAGGGAACAAACAAGCTGATGCACGTCGGAGCCAAAACTCCCGTGTCCTGTCCATTGTTGATCCAGCACTACTGCTACTGTCTATCTTCTCCAACCAGCTTTTGGCTGTAGCTGTCCCTGAAAGCTCAGTGAGTTACTGAGCTGTATTGGCAACCACAGCTCTGTTGCTAGCTCTGTTGCTAGCTGTGCAGGGAGATAAGATGGGGTGATCACAGCATCATCCTTCCACCAAGGGAGACACCTCTCGCTTATGCATGACACATGTTCTCTCCTCCTCTAGCTATATCGCGTCAGGCAGTTGGATTAGAAAAGAACAGTATGAGAAATGATCTTTTTCGGATCTTTCTATGAAAGGTTTTACAAAATTTCTTTCCGAAGTAGAGTGACCGAGGCCATCATTTGGTGTTCTCATCCTAGCCTGATGCAGCATTGACCGGATCAAAGATTaaaattttaccaaaatttCACAAATCTAGGTAATTTTAAAGAgaatgaaatatttaattttagaatttttttcacTGAAGTATAAAACCCACCGAGGGAGGACTGAAATGACTGGATTTCAGTCTTTTAATCGGGGGTAATCGGTGAACGAAAAAGTGTAATACGAAATTAAAATATCTGGACCATATGCCATTAACCAGTACAATCATCCAGGACTGTCCAGTTACTGCCAAACAATCATCATGCCTTTTCTAAGCGAAGGCCATATCACAACACATGCCTTGAGACGTCTATCCTAGGGACATAATCTAAGCTTGCTAATGCTCATAACTGCAAAAACGGTACCAAGTACTTGTTGTACCAGCAGTACAGTACTCGTTCGCCGTGCATAGTCTCATCGTTGGTGACACGATGGAACAATACTACACTTCTACCACCAGATTCAGGACAAAAAATTTCAACGATTTGACAGCAATATTCCGGAAGAGACTGGTGAGGTGTAGGCCCGGTGAGGTGTGTTTGGCCCAAACTCttaggtgtgtttggttaaGTAATTGTGTTTGGTTAAGGAATGAAGCGAGATGAAAAAGGATgatctttgtttttttatttgattcagggcAGCAGGGATCCCTTCtaagaaataatttttttaatatatttgatGAAGCTATTCTCTAAATCGGCGAAAAGAAGTCATCCAACTTtgctaatcatatttattagtaaaataattaataatattaatatgtttgtattacttattagtatatattactgtgagattagaatttgtaaggGTTAATGTACTAATTAGTGGTAATTAATGAactaattagagtatgattatagttaattagcatattttattgttaattagtaatgattatAGCAAGAGTAATATTAATATGTATTGGTGCAGGTTGATTAatgtattattaataattattatttaaaatttaaaaatataattagttgatTATTTTCATCTCTTCCATCCTCGTCCTCTAACTTAAAAAAGAGGCTCATCCTAtctattcaaaaaaaaaatgatcaacccATCTAAAAACAAGAACAACACATTCCATCTTATTTTGCCTTCTAACCAAACAAGTGTGGTGAAGGATAACTTCATCCACAAACAGGGCCTCTTAGGGTGCGTTTGGTTCATCGTCCTGGGCTGGATGGGATCGCTCCATCCACCTTTTTGCTCCTGCCGGCTGTTTGGTTCAAGGTCAGAAACGGACAGGACCATTCATGTGGAGGGAATATTCGTTGAAGATCCTGGATCAGTCGATCCCGTAAAAAAACCCGGACGGACTCATCCACGTTCGTCTGCCGAGCGTTGGTACGTgtggttttatattttttatttaactctcgattttatttagattataagagtggtccaaaaattttaaatatttttatgggcaaactagagctcattagcaacctattttaattagtttgattaaaaaatataagctaatatttaattaaaattttctaaataaatctacttttataatttctaacaatttttattgcctccaataaatttccaaaaatctaaaaaatcattaatattcttctcatgtgatgtactaatttataactAACTCAGCTCATCCAATccatctaaccaaacaaaaaactggctcatcctatccactctCATCCCACCAAACAAATAGAAAACTGACTCAtcccatccatccaaccaaacaaaaaattaaatcattCTATCTGAAAAACAGGAATAATCATATCACATTCAACCTCAACTTTTAACTAGACGCACCCTTATAGGAGTGGAAGGGGTACTGGTTCTAGTGCTGTATAGGATCGTAGGAAAAGATCAAGCAAGGGTGGTGGTGCCGCGGCAGTAGTACCTTGTCATGGTCTCCTCCGTGCAGCTGCATCGTCTGCTGCTGAAAGCATGGCGCGGCAGCAGCGGGtgcaggcggaggaggagcagtGGCAGAAACGAGGCCTGGCTTGTAGTTGTAATCATCAGTGGTCACCATCATGACCTCCTGCCGCTGCGCAGAGGAGGCTGGGGACACCAACTCCATCTGTGGCATTGTGTTCTGAGCTGAGCTCGAGTCAGTGGTGCTCCCTACTGACTGCGAATTCCCCTGTTCAGCAATTACACAGGCCAGACAGAACAACAGTAAGCGGCCGGTAAAAAAATTTATTCCATGTCTGGTGCAGTAAAATCACTCTTTTCTCTTTACTCGTGGCCGCTGTGCAGAAGGAATCAGCCAAGAACAAGCACATCTTTTCTTGGGTTCAGCAACGGACCAGAAAAGGTGAATGCATAGAGATCAATGaatgaatgcgtgcatgaatgATCATGGGAGGCGGGTCCTTTACACAGTGCAGCTGCTGTGGATGCCGCATTGGCCACGAAGGGAAGATCTCCAGCGTGAGGGGCCTGGCCGCGAGGTAtcctgccgctgccgctgcatGCATACAAAGAGAATTAACACGAGGCCTTATCGATCCCCCCAGTTTCATGCATCTCTCTCTCCAAGAACTTGCAGATAGATgtgatagagagagagaagctagcacaggggaggaggagaagtgAGTTATGGAGATGTTTCCATCGCTGTGGCACCATTATATGCACTATGCAGCTGCATGTGGCCACTGTGTGTATAGGAAAAGAAATTAGAACGCAAAAGGCGAGTCATGTCTCGCCCGGTGACCAGGCAAGCAAAAACCGAGCATTTTTGGCAAGTTCTTGAGGTTTGGAGAGACAAGACAGCTTACACTTTGTCTGCGCGTCGCTCTTGATCATTCCGGGATCGACACCGGCGTAGGCGCCGCCATGGATGagggcctcctccagctcgcCGATGTAGGCAGCGGCTGTGGCCGTAGGCTGGAAGTCCCTGCCCAAGCAGTAACGCACGGATCTCATCAGTCATCACCAGTGCTCAAGCTATAGGCTATAATTGTAGCGGCAAACCGAGAGAACTTTTCAAGAATGGAAAGGCCGATGTTGCTAAAGCATGAGGGTTAGAGCTGGAGAGATAAGGATGAGGGCCAAAAGATGGAGCTCGGTGCCCAAATCACTCGAACGATTCAGGCCTTAGGCATTAAGAAATTTGGTGTGTGGGCGGAGGTGTAATCCAATGAAAGTTGCACGGCATAAATTTGTGGAATAAGTTTGTTATAAAGATGGATAAAGGGAGGACAAATATACTCTAAAGAAGTTGCCCACTCAAGGATTTGAAAAACAAGTGCTCCTATCTAGTTGCAAGGCAGAAAAGCTGTAGCGGTCTGGTCTTGCATGCTTGTTCTTGCGTGAGGCGAGGTAGAAGATAGCCAGAGAGatcaaagaaaataagaacTCATGCTCAGTTTTGTGACGAACTGGGTTGAGGGCAGAGAGGTAGTACAAGAAGCAGGCAGGCGGCgccgtggcggtggcggcggcatgGGCATGGGCATGGACTCCATAGGCAAGAGCCTGGTTGACATGCAGTGCTGCTCTCTCGTGTGCACTCGCCATCCTCCAAGAACTCTCCTCGCCATGCACCATGGTTACTGGCTCTACCACCAAGAAGacacgagagagagagtgagtaaTGGTGATAGACTACAGGAAGAGAGGTGAGCCAGAGACAGAACATGATGCGGCGGTATACATACCATCAGCATAAGAGCTTCTCACACGCTAGCACTGGCAAATTGAATCCGCCTTGGAGTTTCATCCACTGTACTGCAAAGAAGATTTTGTCCTTTTGAACACGTTCTATGAGCCTGCCTTCTTTTTTTACAGGCTACAGCTAGTTGGAGGGAGAGACGCAGagagggtgagggagagagatgtgGTAGGGTTTTCTGTCAGGTTTTCTGTCTCCTACTCCACTCCTTGTAATCACCTTTGGTCTCTCATTGGCCAGCCTCTGGCCCTCGCCTCTGAGACGGCAAGTACTCAGCAAAAGGAGCATTGAATAGAGAGAGAAAGGCACACAAgctttctttttaaaaaaaaaaagagattgaGAAGTTGTTCTATACTTCCATTTCCTCCTCTTCCTACCTTGTTGAAAGCAAAGAGAGAGGAAGCTAGGAGCGACAGACAGGGGAGTTGATTTGATTCGTCAAACTATATGCTCACACTCCATAATACATCTCAAATTATCACAAGCAACTAGTTTAGTAGTCTTAAGCATTCCTAAACAAAGCACAACCAACACAAATATGCTATAGCACCTCAGCTCCAATGTGAAAATCCACTTGCATGGAACATATAAAAATTCTAGGTGCTTGGAAATGGGCTTGTTTGCGATTATCCCTGTCTTCATTGGTCAACATCAGTGCATTGCCATGCACCAGATACTTAAAGATTCTCTCTTTCCTCAGAGAAATTTTTGTTGTTGGAGAAGGCTCTTTCTCTGGTCTCTCTTGGCCCCTCCCGCTCATGAGATGTTATGGATCACTGCAGGCAGGGAGCACACTAAACACATTCTGCGAGTTgctgactagtcattagtgactaaTCCTTTGCCTTAACTACTGCAACGACGTGTGTGGTGCGGTGAAGAGGAGATGCGAGTATGTTTGCTGGATCTTTTActaatctaaattttttttggtggaagtgatttttttttggtgaaaatAATTTTGCGATTGAAAATAATTCTTAATGATTCGTTAGGTAACTTTATGGATAAAATGATTATGTAGAAAAGTGAATTAAGAGAAGTTgattttattttaacttttaaTATCAAATTCATTTTAAGAGTGTTTGTTTCGGATTGCTTCTGTCTTTTGCTTCTGTTAGAAACCCAGATGCTAGAAGCCTAAATAAACGGATTTGCTGAAaagtagttttttaaaatcaGAATCCTGTTTCTAACGAAATGAACTAGAAACTAAGGAGCtagctgagagtagcttttctgagaagtagtgtgttgagaaaaaaaatattgtaaaatttaacaactaaaatttaaaaatagtttttcaaaGAGTTAAAAGCGTAGCTTTTCAGAGAAGACAGAAACAAAAGCTCAAATAAATAGATCTAAAATCACTACATAAAATCactctgaaaattaaaaaatacaaactGTCTTTTAGAAGTATCTCCTACTGGTTACTCTCGAAACTGCCAAACAAACCCTTATACCCGCTGGCCAACTCCTCGGGTCACTTCATCAAATTGTTTAATCCTTCAGCTGCAGGGCCCACCAAATTTCATTTACTCCAGAAAATTCTATATTTTTAACTAGTTTTCTATCACTTCTTTCTCTCTTGCAAAGCTTTCTGCTAATGCACAGAGGTCGACACGAGCCTGAGCCTGCATGTGAACCTCTATACATTATTGCATAGGATCCTGATACTTTTGCTAGACTTCTACCGGGCTTGGTAAAGCCTGAAGTTAAAAAGGAACCAGTTCATGTGCCGGAGACCAGGGACTTAGTGAATTATTATTGAACAGTATGTACAAAGAAGGAAACaatatatatactgtatatcCTAGTACCAGAAGAAGGTCACCTGTCCAATTCTTTTTCCAGAGATTCTGTAgattttgcaaatcttttggCGAGAATAGGTCTGCactcgagttttttttaaataatattgttttcttagaaaattacaaaaataataatcaaattcataaaattgcaagaatggtATATTGTCGTCAGGCCAGTCGGTGACTAGTCACATGTCACCATACAACCTGACGACATGTCCAAATTATCGGATCATACGACGACATGATGTGGGCCACGACAATAAAGTTGGTGGCCTGTCGCCAAACCATGTGGCGGCATGGTGCTTTAAAGGCATCAACTCATGCGCCATGCTAGCCGATCGTTCCTCTCTTGTCGACTGCCGCGTCGCCTCCTTCCATCACCCCTTGCCGTTTCACGCCGAAGTTGCGCTGCCGCTCGACGCTAGGCTGGGCCAAGCCGCATCACGCCGACAATAGtagagtaggaggaggaggaaggaagggaggagggggaagaagaagaagaaaggagaggtaattttTTGTTTGCCATTTCTATTTGTAGAAAATTTAGAATTGTTTAGAAAttgtagaaataattttagaatagtctataaaatttagagtagattagaaattttagaaattattttagaatAGTCTAGAAAATTAAGAATAGTTTAGAAATTATTATAGTTGTAGTAAAATATATATCATgatttataaaataatttaaac
This region includes:
- the LOC133909215 gene encoding transcription factor LG2-like, with amino-acid sequence MVHGEESSWRMASAHERAALHVNQALAYGVHAHAHAAATATAPPACFLDFQPTATAAAYIGELEEALIHGGAYAGVDPGMIKSDAQTKSAAAGYLAARPLTLEIFPSWPMRHPQQLHCGNSQSVGSTTDSSSAQNTMPQMELVSPASSAQRQEVMMVTTDDYNYKPGLVSATAPPPPAPAAAAPCFQQQTMQLHGGDHDKRKQGSTRKDGKLVDAKTERRLAQNREAARKSRLRKKAYVQQLETSRIRLQQVEHELQRARSQGLFVGGCSAAGDMSTGAAMFDMEYARWLDDDSKRLAELRSGLQAHLLDGNLGLIVEECMHHYDELFQLKAALARSDVFHLLTGTWATPAERCFFWMGGFRPSELLKILIPQLDPLTEQQLLGICSLQQSSEQAEEALAQGLHQLHQSLADTVAAGTLNDGAAGTLNYMSLMAVALEKLASLESFYQQADNLRQQTLHQMRRILTTRQAARCFLSIGEYYRRLRALSNLWASRPRENFIGTESVSPTATELQVMHQQQQNQFSGF